ggttaacccggcggatcaggatcaaCACAATGCGGCGATTCCAaaattgcgtgatgagatagcacaggcTAAGGAGGAGCTGAACGTGGAAAACGTGAGGATTGCTGAGGAGCGAGCCGCTCTGGATGCTCAGGCGCAGCGGATTCAGTCGGAGTCGTATcggctcatgctagatcagaacCCTTCAAATGAtgtgatgaggaggaggcatcggaGTCATCTGCCCTCGGTTTACGAGGtgaggaatctctttaacacgccaggagcaggaaccagtaacccagCAGTGGTATACAGGGTTGAGACACCCGGAGCGGGCACGCCGGTTCAGCCACGAACgacggacccgcctcgtcagaacaataacCCGCCGCAGCACGTGCCAACACcatcgggtcattactctaaccctttggataacatgatcgctgcagcgtcacgattggcggctctcccggtggaagGTGAATCTCCAACAGCGGTTgaaacacggagggctagagagctccttcaaactGCTTTAGTTCAGCAGCAAGTGTATTCTTACTGTCGtgacaggattcattccacccctcgcccaagccggagttatagcaggcatatggatgaaccggctatATCAAGCAGTGCGCGAAACCATAACACGCCACGCGGAAATAACCCGGCGGGCGGCGGTGCTGATGCTCAGAATGTGGTAGATCAAGGTAGAGCATGCCGAGAGGCCGAGTTAGAGGCACAGTATGCGGCCCGTCAACCTAATCCGGTTCGTCCGACAACTTTAGTGGAGCCGGGTGTAACTTCCAGGAATTTGGGCGTGccgtgtttagtgccggctctacgcaatgaacgtctgcccaaggatttcaagggtccccgtaaggtgcctaattatacagccGACTTAGCTCctgaggcatggattgagagttatgagatggccatggaattgctggatgtTAGCAAAGCTGTTGTGCTAAGTATTTCCACTTGATGTTGGAagggacggcccgtacttggttaaaggggctcCCTGCCAACTTCATTGGTtcgtgggccgagttaaaggctcggtttatccagaacttgaaagacacatgcaagcagcccatgtcaattgtggatttggccgcatgtgtccaagaagaaggtgaatcgacgactcattgggtgtgCCGGTTTCAACCATCCTGCACTCGTTAGATCGCATCAAGGCCGACtcagcggtcttaatgttggatAGTAATTGCCGGTTCACACCCCTAAAGCAAAACTTGGggcggctcaaacgccactgcaatgacatggggatgctcatggcggctctggttaagtatgctgactctgatggtaccaaggaccccgagtctgatgatgataagccaggaaagggaaagaagagcagcaacactatggggcagcagcataacccgtcAAGCCAaggaggcaacggtaagcgcaaagctgataatagtttTGACTTTGTGGCAAACACCAATGCGCGGAATAATGGTccgcgtcgtaagggtaaaccgcccccgcagAATGGAGGATCAGGCATCAACCTTGAGCAGCTGTTAAaatcagccctgcccgaagcacGGGATGCGAGAAAGACCATcgacgcacctctggaaggattgcttcattatgaaagAGTTCAAGAATTCAAACTTTTACCAAGGCGGTCATGGACCGGGTGGTGGTTCAGGATCCGGCTTTCAGGGACCAGGTTACGGCGGTGGAAGCTCTAACTCCGGGtttcaaggaaatcaaggcaatcatagcaatcaaggtGGTTACAATCAACAGAATAACGAGGGGAATCAACAGCAACagtagtctggttatcagagcaacccaaagcagttgaatagtgggcagtatcatgtttttaccactagcttatgtaagcgtgatcagaagcttcataagagggcagtcaatgccgttgagccggcagttccccgttacttgcgctggtctgagcagcccatcgtaTGGAGCCGGGAAGATCACCCGCCCTGGCTCgacaatccgggtcatttggctttgGTAGTCGCACCTCAGGTCAggggatataagttcaccaaggtactcatggatggagggagcactatcaatatcctttattatgaaaccttccgccgcatggggttgactgataaaaaccttaagccgtcaaacaccgtcttccatggcgtggtgcctggtaagtcggcttatccggttggtaagatagctctggaggttgcttttggagatgatcatgactctaggtcggaaacattgacttttgaagtggtcaaaatccaaagcccgtatcacgctctttttggacggccgacttacgccaagttcatggcacggccttgttatgtgtatctgcagcttaagatgccgggtcacaagggaaccatcatggtgcatgggagccggaggatagccttggagtgtgaggaaggagacGCTACTTATGCTGTGTCCGCTTGCgcaacggaggagttgaaattttacaatgataatgttgacccgacggacatgacgtctctaaagaagccaaccacagagcaggaTCCTTCACTcaaatttaagtcggcagatgacactaagatggttgacttcgttcctggcgattcatcgaagcagttcagtatcagtgccaatctggatccgaaataggaaagtgcgctcatcgagttcatccgtgagaaccgggacatctttgcatggaaaccttcagacatgccgggtgtaccgagagaactcgctgagcacactcttaatattgatccaaagtttaagccggtcaaacagtttcttcgccgattcaacgaggagaggcggaaggccattggagaggaagtggcccggctcttggaaGCTGGGTTTATCGTTAAAGTTTTCCATCCTgcatggttggctaacccggtgctggtactcaagaagaatggcacttggcggatgtgtgtggattacacggacttgaacaaggcttgtccggctgatccgtttgctctccctcgtattgatcaaatcattgatgctacggcgggttgtgagcgtctgagttttttggatgcttattctggttatcatcagatcaagatggcagttaaggactaggagaagacaactttcattactccctttggagccttctgctatgtgtctatgccttttgggctcaagagtgcccaggcgacttatcagcggtgcgtgcagaattgccttcacaatcagattgggcgtaatgttcatgcttatgtcgatgacattgtggtgaagtcaagaaagaaggagaccctgattaatgatttgaaggagacatttgataatctccgggtctacaagatgatgcttaatctggctAAATGTatctttggtgtgcctgcaggcaagctcttgggttgtttggtttctgacagaggcattgaagctaacccggagaaaatcaaagccatcacttctctggctaagccggcgtgcattaatgatgttcagcgcttggcgggtcgtattgccgctttgagccggcggtgagaaggctatccccctctatcaaatgatgaagaagacagatcattttgtttggagcgatgcggccaaccaagcatttgaggatctaaagaaacagttggctgagccgcccgtacttgctgcccctgttgataaggagcctctgttgttatacgtggctgctaacagccgggccgtcagtgtggccatagtggtagaaaggaaggaggcaggcaaggaatatccggttcaacggccggtttattatatcagtgaggtgctcattgagtccaagcggagatacccgcattggcagaagcttgtgtatggagtttttatggcaagccgaaagcttaagtaacattttcagggtcatccgatcacggtggttagttctgctcccttaggtgatatcatccaaaacagggaagcaactggccgggttgctaagtgggcaattgagcttggacctcacgggttaaaatatgtgcctcgaacggctatcaagtctcaggcgcttgtggacttcatcaatgattggacagagttgcaggcaccagaggaaaagccggataacacatattggactattcactttgatgggtctaggcaactggaggactcgggggctggagttgtcttgacttccccacgatgTGATAAATTTTCCTATGTCCACCAATTAATGTTCCCTTgaactaacaatgcagctgagtatgaggccctgctccatggtgttcggatggctaaagagatgattttaagccgggtgagatgatttggcgactcagatctggtggcccaacaggtctctggtacttgggattcaaaggatccgcttatggcggcttatcgtcgagaggttgatgccattgcaggccacttcaagggttaccaagttgaacacatcgatcgaaggaagaatgaggcggctgataatttaagccggctaggctctcagcgtaagccggtgccaccgaaTACGTTCTTGGATGTACTATTCAAtccttcggtcaagttgcctacggaggaggaccttgctattcctgacccggaggcacaattggtggcggctcttcatgttattcctgacTGGAAAGTTCCCTATttagcttacatgacccggggcgagttgcctaagGATGAGACCTTGGCCAGGTAGATAACCCGATGGTCTAAGtcgatgacaattgtcaatggggaGCTGCACCATTgtagtgttacaggggcgtttcagcgttgtgtttctcctgaagaaggttgtgagattctacgtgagatccacgaaagagattgtggtcatcatggcGGCTCTAAATCTctagtagccaaggcttttcgtcacggtttctattggttgatggctcatgctgatgctgaggacttagtCAGAAattgtgatggttgtcaaaagttttcacgtcgagctcatgttccggctcaggaactgaggatgattccaatcacttggccgtttagaacctgggggcttgatatggtgggaccttttaaaaggcccaaggataagaagacccaccttttggtggcggttgataagttcactaagtggatagaggcggagccagtcagtaagtgtgatgcattaatggcagttcaattcatgaagaaagtgatcttccgttttggctttccacacaacattataacagacaatggcatgaacctttctaagggtgctatgaaggactTCTGTcgacgtgagcacatccggcttgatgtgtcgtgtgtggctcaccctcaatctaatggtcaagctgagagagctaatcaagagatactgagaggcatcaagccccggcttatggttcctttgcaaaggacaccgggttgttgggtggaagagttaccttccgtattatggagcattaatactacccccaacaggtctatgggttacacgcctttcttcatggtttacggagcagaggcggttctcactagtgacatctgtcacgactctcctcgtgtggcggcttatgttgaagcggacaatgaacaagcacgtcaagacgcactggacctgttagatgagaaacgggacatagcggcggctcgttcggtgatttaccagcaagatatgCGTCGTtaccatagccgccgggttaaaaccagaactttccaagaaggcgatctagtgctccgactcatccaggatcagactgatatgcacaagttatccccaccttgggaaggaccttttgtggtcagcaagaatctgaacaacgggtcatgctaccttatcgatgttcaagagcacaaagactcacgtaagtcggaggaggagacccaccggccctggaatattgctcaccttcggccttattacacctaagccaccggctcttctgatgtacatattatgataatgtatatattatgatcaatataataaagtcgGTATGCCTGTCAAAGCAGGGCCTTTGTCGTTTTCTCTTTAAATCATGAGtttttgatcacttgggggcttgctacccagattaaagggaccaaagagagtctgttgcaaaagcacaactcaaacataggttcccattgagcatagctcagaaatattgcttgggggctcttttgttctaaagaacaagagttgctataacccttttaataggcttaaaagccaggcttggaagccaggtgtattcacctaaaaccccgggttatcctgcctgtgtgccagatgcttctccatcaggtaatcctgattgacccggcgaactcttaacagtcaatcttttcaACAAGAACCTGAATTGgttaaggttaaaacgccggtCTGTCATGAGAGGGCATGGCTTACAgatagcaaggagaagctcaggctaataaagccgccttccttgaaacttggataaatcagcCTGTGATGCACGGTGCTGCTCtaaccccgcgtactcctgataagtctatctttaaataagaactgaacttatccgggttaaaatgtcgattgggtaaATGAGGGCCGGCTCACAgaaagcgcgtaccttccagtggctaatgctagtttcattgaagaagaaattttttgcttggcggcctatgaaagcctcgaAATTTTTCTGTTGATTTGATTTGAAAGTCTTTTTTGCGTTTTCTCTTATGACATCGTCATACATGGTTAAAAATCAGAAAGGCTTATAATGCCTTATGAATTATATATCACGATACGcctgtgtttattaacccggcctggcttttgactataagtcgccagcatgaCATAAAATAGTATCCGGTGTAGATCGACCCAGCCTGGCTATCTTCATAAGTCGGAAATGTATGATAATTCCCAATGATCAAGTTTTGGGTTATTGCCCTATTCTACTGATTTGGTAAACCAATAGTGGGattaatatcacaggtatgacatATTCTGTTATAATTAAGCCAGTCCTAATTATAGGGGTGATTatgtattgggcattatgacccgtcctgcAGTAAACCGTGGGACACTTGTGATATGTTTTTGTATACAGGAACAGATTCATAAGTTGTTATAATCATCAGTGGCAGATAATCGATTGGCAGTTTTTGCAACGAGgaacgtgcacgatggcatggcagtaTCAAAGTTTCACTATCCTATTACATGTCTCCAGGGGCCGAATAAGATCAAAGTGTTTTTTCAAAAGCTCACGTTTAGAGCCGCCCGGCGGTTCAATCTTCTTGGCCTTGCCGCTCAGAGTCTTCTGCGTCATCCTTTGCCGGCTCTTCGTCTTCTTCCGCAGGCTGAAAagttggtgatgaccaatcgatgccagataaagcttcaaattcagcttcatcatctataagctcAGACGGATCGACTTtaggagcaaaggtgtgcttacggattggcggaatcaAGTCCATCACTTTGTAAGCCGGTGTGGGCATCTTCTTATTCTCCTGATCATAAGTCGGGTGATACTTGGACAGGTCCGAGTCATTCGCAATAAGAGTGGCCATTGGACGAATTTCCCTTACACAGGCTGAGAAATCTTTCTGATCGAAAGGTGtaccatcttctttcaagcttgggtaacCAATAGCTACCTAAGACGGGTCAagctctggtacccatgccttggACCAGCTTAAAGCCGTCACAGCGCCGGCTCTGGCAGCTGATCGCTTTATCTCTTCAAGTCTTATAGGCAGCACAGAGAGTTTCTTCAAAACATCTATCAACAAAGTTGGTACTTGACCTGTTGGTGAAATAGCGGCTAATGTGCGTTGAGTCCCGGTGTACAGCTTCTCAACAAGTGTGTAGACAGCTTTCAGTTTCATCAGCATGTCTTGATTgagattgctgctcctgggacctgaagATATTGCAGAATGCTTAAAATGGCGGGTTATATGATCAAAATAATGATTCACATCAGATGCTTGATAAAGgagacttaccaaagatagctgaAACCATCTGATTCACACGGTTTTTTAAACCGGAAAGCTCAGTGG
This window of the Triticum aestivum cultivar Chinese Spring chromosome 5D, IWGSC CS RefSeq v2.1, whole genome shotgun sequence genome carries:
- the LOC123120809 gene encoding uncharacterized protein codes for the protein MSRLGQLHHFRLMMKKKQTAATAELESQLNDAKTRLATQETETRKAESKFQFSVAESEKLKTGYEAEKKTWADEKTALTQRAEKAEATLQEVTTELSGLKNRVNQMVSAIFGPRSSNLNQDMLMKLKAVYTLVEKLYTGTQRTLAAISPTGQVPTLLIDVLKKLSVLPIRLEEIKRSAARAGAVTALSWSKAWVPELDPS